In a genomic window of Shouchella clausii:
- a CDS encoding methionine biosynthesis PLP-dependent protein, protein MGKRAETILAQIGNRRDDHTGAVNTPVYFSTAYRHPGIGESTGYDYARTGNPTREVLEKAIAELEDGERGFATSSGMAAVQIVLSLFEQGDGVICSKDLYGGTYRLFEGGWTRWGVSFTYVDPRNLQEVEQAIHSNVKAIFIETPTNPLMQEASIPALAALAKKHDLLLIVDNTFYTPLLQKPLTEGADIVIHSATKYLGGHNDVVAGLIVAKGDDLCERLAYYHNGAGGILGAFDSWLLIRGMKTLALRMAKHEENAKKVVHALEQTEGIVDVLYPGRGGMLSFRVQNEAWVNPLLKHLQLISFAESLGGVESLMTYPATQTHADIPEEIRLANGVDNCLLRFSVGIENGEDIVADLLQAFAAAKKS, encoded by the coding sequence ATGGGAAAACGAGCTGAAACCATCTTAGCGCAAATTGGCAATCGCCGCGATGACCATACTGGCGCAGTAAACACGCCTGTTTATTTTTCAACAGCATATCGCCATCCGGGCATTGGCGAATCGACAGGGTATGATTATGCCCGTACAGGTAATCCGACAAGGGAAGTACTAGAAAAAGCCATTGCTGAATTGGAAGACGGCGAGCGCGGATTTGCGACTAGCTCTGGAATGGCTGCTGTTCAAATTGTGCTTTCGTTGTTTGAGCAAGGTGATGGGGTTATTTGTTCGAAAGATTTATATGGCGGTACGTACCGTCTGTTTGAAGGAGGCTGGACAAGGTGGGGCGTGTCCTTTACATATGTCGATCCACGGAATTTGCAAGAAGTTGAACAAGCGATTCACTCTAACGTGAAAGCCATTTTTATCGAAACGCCGACTAACCCACTTATGCAGGAAGCCTCGATTCCAGCGCTTGCTGCTCTCGCCAAAAAACATGATTTGCTGCTCATTGTCGATAACACATTTTATACGCCGCTTTTGCAGAAGCCACTAACGGAAGGAGCAGACATCGTCATCCATTCGGCAACAAAGTACTTAGGAGGCCATAACGATGTCGTTGCCGGGCTTATCGTTGCGAAAGGAGACGATCTTTGTGAACGGCTCGCTTATTATCATAATGGTGCTGGCGGTATTTTAGGAGCATTTGATTCATGGCTGCTTATTCGAGGAATGAAGACATTGGCATTGCGGATGGCCAAGCATGAAGAAAACGCTAAAAAAGTGGTGCATGCATTGGAGCAAACAGAGGGCATTGTAGACGTGCTTTATCCTGGGAGAGGCGGAATGCTGTCGTTTCGGGTTCAAAACGAAGCTTGGGTCAACCCGTTGCTAAAGCATTTGCAATTAATTTCGTTTGCCGAAAGCCTCGGTGGTGTCGAAAGCTTAATGACCTATCCAGCAACACAAACGCACGCTGATATTCCAGAAGAGATCAGACTTGCAAATGGAGTCGATAACTGCCTTCTTCGTTTCTCAGTCGGCATTGAAAACGGAGAAGATATTGTAGCTGATTTGCTGCAAGCATTTGCCGCCGCTAAAAAATCCTAG